The Haloplanus salinarum genome includes a region encoding these proteins:
- a CDS encoding ParA family protein, whose protein sequence is MLAYTTYSEAGGVGKSTLAANLAVADARDGRDVLVVDLDPQEASVSHLLDVGEHRDDPKADSLVRHMVERKRGPFEDLIESSEEVDVIPAHNSLERLNKHLARREEEANDFGENWNRNVQLLRVLRENDVHDRYDTLIVDPPATADVKLYNAIHTTRSLLVPFEPSGKGRKSVDGLEDLVPGLEENLDINVGVLAIVPNRFKGTNDQQDMLDELRSREYDIPVILKERGSLFEGCWRQQCSAFKYVEEHRERRRDYELETLERLETLADHLRKTVEAPA, encoded by the coding sequence ATGTTAGCCTACACGACATACTCGGAGGCCGGTGGGGTGGGCAAATCCACGCTCGCGGCCAATCTGGCAGTCGCCGACGCACGGGACGGTCGGGACGTGCTCGTCGTGGACCTGGATCCACAGGAGGCATCGGTTTCGCACCTCTTGGACGTGGGCGAACATAGGGACGATCCCAAAGCCGACTCGCTGGTTCGGCATATGGTCGAACGGAAGCGGGGCCCCTTCGAGGACCTCATCGAATCCAGTGAGGAGGTCGACGTCATCCCCGCTCACAACAGCCTCGAACGTCTCAACAAGCATCTCGCCAGGCGTGAAGAGGAGGCCAACGACTTCGGCGAGAACTGGAATCGGAACGTCCAGTTGCTTCGTGTCCTCCGAGAGAACGACGTCCACGACCGATACGACACACTGATCGTGGACCCACCAGCGACGGCGGACGTTAAATTGTATAACGCTATACACACCACGCGGTCGCTCCTCGTCCCGTTCGAACCGTCCGGGAAGGGGCGCAAGTCGGTCGACGGACTGGAGGATCTCGTCCCCGGGCTCGAGGAGAACCTCGACATCAACGTGGGCGTGCTTGCTATCGTCCCAAACCGATTCAAAGGGACCAACGACCAACAGGACATGCTCGACGAGCTGCGCTCACGTGAGTACGACATCCCGGTGATACTGAAAGAGCGTGGGTCGCTCTTCGAGGGGTGTTGGCGACAGCAGTGCTCCGCGTTCAAGTATGTCGAGGAACATCGGGAGAGACGGAGGGACTACGAACTAGAGACGCTGGAGCGCTTGGAGACACTCGCCGATCACCTGCGAAAGACCGTGGAGGCTCCAGCATGA
- a CDS encoding cold-shock protein encodes MANGTVDFFNDTGGYGFISTDDGDLDDDEDVFFHMEDVGGEDLTEGTEVEFDIESSPKGPRAANVVRQ; translated from the coding sequence ATGGCAAACGGTACGGTTGATTTCTTCAACGACACAGGCGGTTACGGTTTCATTTCGACTGACGACGGCGACCTCGACGACGACGAAGACGTCTTCTTCCACATGGAGGACGTTGGCGGCGAGGACCTCACGGAAGGTACCGAAGTCGAGTTCGATATCGAGTCCTCACCCAAAGGGCCTCGCGCGGCGAACGTCGTCCGGCAGTAA
- a CDS encoding TRAM domain-containing protein — MEIPEQEIEVGSLEEGKRYRVALFDASEVGAVEVGGNSSGATGHVSGTQQQPNNSEVLDQPPVDEGEIREVELEDIGEKGDGIARIPPGYVVFVENTSPGDRVRIEITEARDNFAFADVVGQI; from the coding sequence TTGGAGATCCCAGAGCAGGAAATCGAGGTAGGATCGTTGGAGGAGGGGAAGAGATACAGAGTGGCGTTGTTCGACGCTAGCGAGGTCGGAGCCGTCGAGGTGGGTGGCAATTCATCCGGTGCTACGGGTCACGTGTCGGGGACACAGCAGCAACCGAATAACAGTGAGGTGTTGGATCAGCCACCTGTAGATGAAGGCGAGATCCGAGAAGTCGAACTCGAGGATATCGGTGAGAAAGGGGATGGTATCGCACGGATTCCTCCTGGCTACGTCGTATTCGTCGAGAACACCAGTCCAGGGGACCGGGTTCGGATCGAAATTACTGAAGCACGGGATAACTTCGCGTTCGCAGACGTCGTCGGCCAAATCTAA
- a CDS encoding Cdc6/Cdc18 family protein, translating to MIHDARVLRAGFVPREVEHRDAEVNHLSSVLEPITNGEPADTAIVTGPSGAGKTCISKFVTERLREEVLDVQTTYVNCWRNYTRFRTLYQILDDLGATIDIHRQSTPHDELVDRLQQHDGPRTVVILDEVDQLEDPSVIYHLHSLPQFAIICIANKEEELFGRVDDRLVSRLRSSEHVRMDKYHDEQLFDILSARAKWGLDEDVITDDQLYRIADAAAGDARLAIGILRTAASKADRENHEHITDGILLDAAENARAQIKQKSLDSLTPHQRVVYDIVREHGPVGPSEIHERYSEEVDDPRTKRTVRTYLSKMAQYNLLEAEGTSRDREYSLVDSAAASPMQ from the coding sequence ATGATCCACGATGCTCGCGTCCTCCGGGCTGGGTTCGTCCCTCGAGAAGTCGAGCATCGCGACGCCGAAGTCAACCACCTTTCCAGCGTTCTCGAGCCCATCACGAACGGGGAACCAGCCGACACAGCCATCGTCACCGGGCCCAGCGGCGCCGGCAAGACCTGCATCTCGAAGTTCGTCACTGAACGGCTCCGCGAGGAGGTCCTCGACGTCCAGACGACCTACGTCAACTGCTGGCGAAACTACACCCGGTTCCGTACGCTCTACCAAATTCTCGACGACCTCGGCGCCACCATTGACATCCACCGACAGTCGACGCCCCACGACGAACTCGTCGATCGGCTTCAGCAGCACGACGGCCCGCGAACGGTGGTCATCCTCGACGAGGTCGACCAGCTGGAGGACCCCAGCGTCATTTACCATCTGCACAGCCTCCCACAGTTCGCAATCATCTGTATCGCGAACAAGGAAGAGGAGCTGTTCGGCCGCGTCGACGACCGCCTCGTGAGTCGGCTCCGTTCGAGCGAACACGTCCGGATGGACAAATATCACGACGAGCAACTTTTCGACATTCTGAGTGCGCGTGCGAAATGGGGGCTCGACGAGGACGTCATCACCGACGACCAGCTCTACCGGATCGCCGATGCAGCCGCCGGCGACGCTCGCCTCGCAATCGGCATCCTTCGAACAGCTGCCAGCAAGGCCGACCGCGAGAACCACGAGCACATCACCGACGGCATCCTCCTAGACGCCGCCGAGAATGCCCGAGCCCAGATCAAGCAGAAGAGTCTTGACTCGCTCACGCCGCACCAGCGCGTCGTCTACGATATCGTGCGGGAGCACGGTCCGGTCGGGCCGAGCGAGATCCACGAGCGCTATTCCGAGGAGGTCGATGACCCCCGGACGAAACGGACTGTTCGGACGTACCTTTCGAAGATGGCACAGTACAACCTTCTCGAAGCGGAGGGAACGAGTCGGGATCGAGAGTACTCGCTCGTCGATTCGGCAGCGGCGTCGCCGATGCAGTGA
- a CDS encoding helix-turn-helix domain-containing protein, whose translation MDATAAKIVLAVQRGDSINRIASKIDVSYSWVYDWVERLDDAEVIANTDNGIQIVDHEMRQQYAEMMAALYSRDTIAQKDAYVIPHFAGMEFAYTEIDAAYVWTHGGFQIARSHDDYPVFIEVHDRDIERWIAFFEQFGVDTTINERPDASDVNGNVHYVLFPKTNGIDAEWVDGNPAIPVDDAIDQMMENRPAYEPALEIIADEYDRDIGASHHSAMGTT comes from the coding sequence ATGGATGCCACCGCTGCGAAAATTGTGTTAGCAGTCCAGCGTGGCGATTCTATCAACCGTATCGCGAGCAAGATCGACGTCTCGTACTCGTGGGTGTACGACTGGGTTGAGCGGTTAGATGATGCGGAGGTTATCGCTAATACCGATAATGGAATCCAGATCGTTGATCACGAGATGCGCCAGCAGTACGCCGAGATGATGGCTGCGTTGTACAGCCGCGACACCATCGCTCAGAAGGACGCGTACGTCATTCCACACTTCGCCGGAATGGAGTTCGCGTACACGGAAATTGACGCGGCATACGTCTGGACACACGGCGGCTTTCAAATCGCACGGAGCCACGACGACTATCCGGTGTTCATCGAAGTGCACGACCGTGACATCGAACGGTGGATTGCGTTCTTCGAGCAGTTTGGCGTCGACACGACGATCAACGAGCGCCCGGACGCCAGCGACGTCAACGGGAATGTTCACTATGTGTTGTTCCCGAAGACCAACGGTATCGACGCCGAGTGGGTCGACGGCAACCCCGCCATCCCGGTGGACGACGCCATCGACCAGATGATGGAGAACCGCCCGGCGTACGAGCCCGCCTTGGAGATTATCGCCGACGAGTACGACAGGGATATCGGTGCGTCGCACCACAGCGCGATGGGCACGACCTAA
- a CDS encoding ribonuclease H-like domain-containing protein — protein MTGSTTIAFDIETTGFQADDELTVVGFDSAVSSRVFLHTETAPQTGLADRLNDTLRTPVQLSLHDSEQELLNELATFVTSTLTQRDAKLVAYNGERWNGGFDLPFLRTRLCTHGIEWPFGTLPYVDVMDVFETRFNTSEDTLDGVYGELIGSRLNNLDPFDDSGTAVTAWEEGAYERLLTHNVADIRRTRALMELAERYCSKSDFSMKSLEPIV, from the coding sequence ATGACCGGGTCGACGACGATTGCCTTCGATATCGAAACGACGGGATTTCAGGCCGATGATGAACTCACAGTAGTTGGGTTCGACTCGGCGGTCTCGTCGCGAGTGTTTCTCCATACCGAAACGGCACCACAAACAGGCCTCGCAGATCGGCTCAACGACACACTCCGGACACCGGTACAGCTCTCACTCCACGACAGCGAACAGGAACTCCTGAACGAACTGGCGACGTTTGTCACGTCGACACTCACCCAACGTGATGCAAAGCTCGTTGCGTACAACGGTGAGCGGTGGAACGGAGGATTCGACCTCCCGTTCCTTCGCACACGGCTCTGTACGCACGGGATCGAGTGGCCGTTTGGCACGTTGCCATACGTCGACGTGATGGACGTCTTCGAGACACGCTTCAATACCAGTGAGGATACCTTGGATGGCGTCTATGGCGAACTGATTGGTTCACGGTTGAACAACCTCGATCCATTCGACGATAGTGGAACGGCAGTCACAGCCTGGGAAGAAGGCGCGTATGAACGCCTTCTCACGCACAACGTCGCCGATATCCGACGAACAAGAGCGCTGATGGAACTCGCAGAACGATATTGCTCGAAATCGGATTTCTCGATGAAGTCACTCGAGCCAATCGTTTGA
- a CDS encoding winged helix-turn-helix domain-containing protein → MSEETTPPNRVRPDGGAEQRDINDVVEEEWVEDTTPFERVYGIIRRTYDPTSAAQIADRARVSPTTARKHLRTLMDSGEVTTAQDGQTTLYRRSETGIVTEHAQSLLAERTPEEIASGIAELKAQIQDWRTEYDVDSPEELARELDIEDTDSDQGALLREWQTTRRNLALAQATLAIAEATRTGHLTGTNTDDDGNSDSSIVV, encoded by the coding sequence ATGTCTGAGGAGACGACCCCACCCAACCGAGTACGTCCTGACGGCGGTGCCGAACAACGTGACATAAACGACGTGGTCGAAGAGGAATGGGTTGAGGACACGACGCCCTTCGAACGAGTCTATGGAATCATTCGCCGGACTTACGATCCGACGTCTGCAGCACAGATTGCTGATCGTGCTCGTGTCTCGCCGACGACCGCACGAAAGCACCTGCGGACGCTCATGGATTCCGGTGAAGTGACGACAGCACAGGACGGCCAGACGACGCTGTACCGCCGGTCAGAAACGGGTATCGTCACCGAGCATGCACAGTCGCTACTTGCGGAACGAACACCCGAAGAGATCGCATCTGGCATCGCCGAGCTGAAAGCACAGATTCAGGACTGGCGTACCGAATACGATGTTGACTCACCCGAGGAACTCGCTCGGGAACTGGACATCGAAGACACCGACAGCGACCAAGGTGCGCTGCTCAGAGAATGGCAAACCACTCGCCGCAACCTCGCCTTGGCACAAGCGACACTCGCGATTGCTGAGGCAACCCGCACCGGTCATCTCACTGGCACCAATACTGACGACGATGGTAACAGTGACTCATCGATCGTCGTATGA